The proteins below come from a single Holdemania massiliensis genomic window:
- a CDS encoding dynamin family protein has protein sequence MEKSDRITVDAAELTALIENQLDRFKVFQFDSRLRSLLGETLIDRLTVWDKQIRQRRNDPFTLVVCGEFKRGKSSLINALLGEDVVPTNVTAETVTLNRIQYGPHRNEVRLSQGRKMTLSDAEIERESLEALMQETQETFRQIDLQRPIDFLKQVTIIDTPGLSDSLSDFSELVDQALCQADAVLYVFSVRYPLAQSEQLFLKAAILPQKYTDLMLVGNFADTLQTEDEQQRMEQMLTQRIEGLLPDQKPWLLSALDECCHQRQEERPNLVCAESLAKNFDHFRQALVDQIEQRQEWILPDRMQRMVRGMIAELNQNIQAMQEGLTLDHNQLQQRLEILNQEKAQRISSQQAFNQRLDDLIDQMQAEAWGWMDEVLNQMQSQVQGLKRMKAEDLMKYYTFYCIDTIQEAISRCIDHHTVLIYDELDALSRELTARLSQNQVQSGYNFRFALDNRTWTMGDNVSFVVSKLSGLGLLSLVADGIAGAMRQKEMTDKTPQIIQSIASQYPQLTLSVQKTLQSIYGQLKDTVKKQLMDYYQEQLDQFEQQSEQIAKTARQSEDQKAQIKAALDQLNAVLQDIERLLASQFENMRK, from the coding sequence ATGGAAAAGTCAGATCGCATCACGGTTGACGCAGCTGAACTGACTGCGTTAATCGAAAATCAGTTGGATCGCTTCAAAGTTTTCCAGTTCGACAGTCGTTTGCGCAGTTTGTTAGGTGAAACTCTGATTGACCGTCTTACCGTTTGGGATAAGCAAATCCGTCAGCGCAGGAATGATCCGTTTACCCTGGTTGTCTGCGGTGAATTCAAGCGTGGGAAATCTAGTTTGATCAACGCTTTGTTAGGGGAAGATGTTGTACCAACCAACGTCACGGCCGAAACGGTAACGCTCAATCGTATTCAATATGGTCCCCATCGCAATGAAGTTCGCTTATCTCAAGGCCGAAAAATGACGCTGAGCGACGCAGAAATTGAACGTGAATCCCTGGAAGCGCTGATGCAGGAAACGCAGGAAACCTTCCGTCAAATTGATTTGCAGCGGCCGATCGACTTCTTAAAGCAGGTCACGATTATTGATACGCCCGGCTTGTCAGATTCACTCAGTGATTTCAGCGAATTAGTAGATCAGGCGTTATGCCAGGCGGATGCGGTTCTGTATGTTTTCTCGGTTCGCTATCCATTAGCCCAAAGTGAACAGTTATTTTTAAAGGCTGCGATTTTGCCGCAGAAATATACGGATTTGATGCTTGTCGGCAATTTTGCAGATACACTTCAAACTGAGGATGAACAACAGCGCATGGAACAAATGTTGACCCAGCGAATAGAAGGTTTGCTTCCAGATCAAAAACCATGGCTGCTCAGCGCTTTGGATGAGTGCTGTCACCAAAGACAGGAAGAACGTCCTAATCTGGTCTGTGCAGAAAGCTTAGCGAAGAACTTTGACCACTTCCGCCAAGCCTTAGTCGATCAAATTGAACAACGTCAGGAATGGATTTTGCCTGACCGCATGCAGCGGATGGTGAGAGGCATGATCGCTGAGCTGAACCAAAATATCCAGGCAATGCAGGAAGGCTTGACTCTCGATCATAATCAGCTGCAGCAGCGACTGGAGATTCTGAATCAGGAAAAGGCGCAGCGGATTTCTTCCCAACAGGCGTTTAACCAGCGCCTTGACGACTTGATTGATCAGATGCAGGCCGAAGCCTGGGGCTGGATGGATGAGGTATTAAATCAGATGCAAAGTCAGGTTCAAGGTCTGAAGCGCATGAAAGCGGAAGATCTGATGAAGTATTATACCTTTTATTGTATTGATACGATTCAGGAAGCAATCTCCCGCTGCATTGATCATCATACGGTTTTAATCTACGATGAACTCGATGCGTTAAGTCGTGAACTGACGGCCAGACTGTCGCAGAATCAGGTGCAGTCAGGCTACAACTTTCGCTTTGCTTTAGATAACCGTACATGGACGATGGGGGATAACGTCAGTTTTGTCGTTTCCAAACTCAGCGGGCTGGGATTATTAAGCCTGGTTGCCGATGGTATTGCCGGGGCGATGCGGCAGAAAGAAATGACCGATAAAACACCACAGATCATTCAGTCTATTGCGTCGCAGTATCCTCAACTAACATTGTCAGTGCAAAAGACACTGCAGTCTATCTATGGTCAGCTGAAAGATACCGTAAAAAAGCAGCTGATGGACTACTATCAGGAACA
- a CDS encoding zinc ribbon domain-containing protein, which translates to MKCQHCGNELLEGAKFCSQCGKPVAEKLICPECGYEGEAGMVFCIHCGTRLTPGGKVQPEPKRIKVCPKCGRQGEEHMAFCQYCGVRLVEQADQEEPQPEPIPQPIPRPEPKPVPEEPQEKASGQLLKTLKSMSMYKGEPTVGVAQATGELRIYDDHIEYTKKLGNAVGGMFGAVGMAVAASKAKKESPVEYFWFSQISEVHEGRYGGIFHTLVITDHSYQKHSFAGMASAADIQQAVALIQRYLR; encoded by the coding sequence ATGAAATGTCAACATTGTGGAAATGAGCTGTTAGAGGGGGCTAAATTCTGCAGCCAGTGCGGCAAGCCGGTGGCAGAGAAATTGATTTGTCCCGAATGCGGTTATGAAGGCGAGGCCGGGATGGTTTTCTGCATTCACTGTGGGACGCGGCTGACACCAGGCGGCAAGGTGCAGCCGGAGCCTAAACGAATTAAGGTCTGTCCTAAGTGCGGACGCCAAGGTGAGGAACACATGGCCTTTTGTCAATATTGTGGAGTTAGACTGGTCGAACAGGCGGATCAGGAAGAACCTCAGCCTGAACCGATTCCCCAGCCTATACCGCGACCTGAACCCAAACCGGTTCCCGAAGAACCGCAAGAAAAAGCCAGCGGCCAGCTGTTAAAGACGCTAAAATCAATGTCAATGTATAAAGGAGAGCCAACGGTAGGCGTGGCTCAGGCGACTGGTGAACTGCGAATCTATGATGATCATATCGAATACACGAAAAAGTTAGGGAATGCCGTTGGCGGTATGTTCGGCGCGGTGGGCATGGCGGTTGCTGCTTCCAAGGCTAAAAAGGAGAGTCCTGTTGAATATTTTTGGTTCAGTCAAATTTCCGAAGTTCATGAAGGACGCTACGGCGGCATTTTTCATACTTTAGTCATTACCGATCATAGTTATCAGAAGCATTCGTTTGCCGGGATGGCCTCAGCGGCCGATATCCAGCAGGCGGTTGCCCTGATTCAGCGATATCTGCGTTAA
- a CDS encoding dynamin family protein, which yields MDYKDYEFQVYGMLVALAQRFKPMQELPSIKEKIDQIDEELQRIKTRKFRVAVVGEFRRGKSSFINALLGREILPVDALPTTATINRITYGAVPQAFLYYKDGRQENVAIDELSQYVTKLTAQSLDYAAKIREAVVEYPSIFTQNYVDLIDTPGMNDDDLMNQVTLKQLEQIDLAIVALSVSSPLSDTECRFMVQLLESKEIRQIVVVVTKIDQIRERERAKLIAYLRQRISEKVLEKLKAKYSAEDPIFLKFERIFLHLPLFGVCSLDALEARQRNDDELFESSGFRELNDQLPALILSGQNNSTILRATQTLRTLTSAFLLELPQFAQSLQQRQTDLNKQRQDFAELAYSQAQKMMEPVRVRLFERINQLNEEEETLTREFIAALSQVRVLDKKTIQDALRVQMQKSEQRLNLYFFSSLDPELSELASQEVQRQYLALVNQLESTLEQFAWMSEAVTKQIAELREQPLIYPAEEEFPWRWDPTPVLPLNQMLDVHLILQVRRCIKQSLDTYSQIRKRRAAAKLKQVSEQAAGYLESLVVSVYQQVQQQMIQTEQLRQNLMQNEVRESIEQLARENEVLEQLFLRSAALQTSAEIKESESGGENHEQG from the coding sequence ATGGATTACAAGGATTACGAGTTCCAGGTTTACGGCATGCTTGTCGCTTTAGCGCAAAGATTCAAGCCAATGCAGGAACTGCCATCGATAAAGGAAAAAATAGATCAAATAGATGAAGAACTGCAGCGCATTAAAACTCGAAAGTTCCGCGTTGCGGTTGTTGGGGAATTTCGACGGGGAAAAAGCAGTTTCATCAACGCTTTGCTTGGTCGGGAAATTCTGCCAGTCGACGCTTTGCCGACGACGGCGACGATTAATCGGATTACCTATGGGGCTGTTCCGCAGGCTTTTCTTTACTATAAAGACGGCCGTCAGGAAAATGTAGCGATTGATGAGCTTAGTCAGTATGTAACCAAACTGACAGCTCAGTCACTGGATTATGCAGCGAAGATTCGGGAAGCCGTGGTTGAATATCCCTCGATTTTTACGCAGAATTATGTTGATTTGATCGATACGCCAGGGATGAATGACGATGATCTGATGAATCAGGTCACCTTAAAACAATTAGAACAAATTGATTTGGCAATTGTGGCATTATCGGTATCCAGTCCGCTCAGTGATACAGAATGCCGGTTTATGGTGCAGCTGCTTGAAAGCAAGGAGATCCGGCAGATTGTGGTTGTGGTGACCAAGATTGATCAGATCCGTGAACGGGAAAGGGCAAAGCTGATCGCTTATCTGCGCCAGCGCATCTCTGAAAAAGTCTTAGAAAAGCTCAAAGCTAAATATTCTGCAGAAGATCCGATCTTTCTAAAATTTGAACGAATCTTTTTGCATCTGCCTTTGTTTGGCGTCTGTTCTCTGGATGCACTGGAAGCACGGCAGCGCAATGACGATGAGCTGTTTGAAAGCAGCGGATTCCGTGAACTGAATGATCAGCTGCCGGCTTTGATCTTAAGCGGTCAGAACAACTCGACAATTCTGCGGGCAACACAGACTCTGCGCACGCTGACCTCCGCCTTTTTGTTAGAGCTGCCGCAGTTTGCGCAAAGTTTGCAGCAGCGTCAAACAGACTTGAATAAACAACGTCAGGATTTCGCTGAATTGGCGTACAGCCAAGCTCAGAAAATGATGGAACCTGTACGTGTACGTTTATTTGAACGAATTAATCAGCTGAATGAGGAGGAAGAAACTCTGACCCGGGAATTTATTGCAGCCCTCTCACAAGTACGCGTTCTGGATAAAAAAACAATTCAGGATGCGCTGCGTGTTCAAATGCAAAAGAGCGAGCAGCGGTTAAACCTGTACTTTTTCAGCAGTTTGGATCCAGAGCTCAGCGAACTCGCCAGCCAGGAAGTTCAAAGACAATATCTGGCGTTAGTTAATCAATTGGAAAGTACCCTGGAACAGTTCGCATGGATGAGTGAGGCGGTGACAAAGCAGATCGCTGAACTGCGGGAGCAGCCTCTTATCTATCCTGCGGAAGAGGAATTTCCATGGCGCTGGGATCCAACGCCGGTGCTGCCGCTAAATCAGATGCTGGACGTGCATTTGATCCTGCAGGTGCGCCGCTGCATCAAGCAGAGTCTTGATACCTATAGTCAAATCCGGAAACGACGTGCCGCGGCCAAGCTGAAGCAAGTAAGTGAGCAGGCAGCCGGCTATCTGGAATCCTTAGTGGTTTCCGTCTACCAGCAAGTCCAGCAGCAGATGATCCAAACTGAGCAGCTGAGGCAAAATCTCATGCAAAACGAAGTCCGTGAAAGCATAGAACAATTAGCTCGTGAAAATGAGGTTCTGGAACAATTGTTTTTACGTTCCGCTGCTCTGCAGACCTCAGCGGAAATAAAGGAAAGCGAGTCAGGAGGGGAAAATCATGAACAGGGATGA
- a CDS encoding sensor histidine kinase, with the protein MLLEQFPTISGSFYTQIYSVMTAMLYYLAMPSTVMVAFEFAEIPQRHLRFYRYARFLIFIPALLFGLAVPYTQTREYQLHLGIYYLSVSIYNWSYGIWITYLLISTLIRKRLSHDYRQRCWITISILLPLWYWLLTAFLIHSLKLYPYFKVWQGNVFVIFFLLIFFFYHLFHDGIWGARFYRDPMELSSTQNNVRDNTLFITHALKNELAKIQWAASAMAETADPTQAAQLQILQNSASHLEHFVKRTRLLTQDISLNLIVFSVYPLLKHCLENFISPSGKVITLHLNCPEEAVVFTDPDHLTEILQNLIHNAADAIEERGEITLSYQIHPAQKCSVLSVSDTGQGMDEVSQQRLFQPYFTTKGAPLQHLGLGLYYCYRVMEKQNGGLRVKSILGQGSTFFLYFPYSKRKIQKGIGAKTYE; encoded by the coding sequence ATGCTTCTTGAACAATTTCCGACTATTTCCGGTTCGTTTTACACTCAAATTTATTCTGTGATGACCGCAATGCTTTATTATCTGGCCATGCCTTCGACGGTGATGGTAGCCTTTGAATTTGCGGAAATTCCGCAGCGTCATCTGCGGTTTTACCGTTATGCCCGTTTTTTGATCTTTATCCCGGCGCTTTTGTTTGGATTGGCTGTTCCTTATACGCAAACGCGTGAATATCAGCTGCATCTGGGCATCTATTATCTGAGTGTTTCAATTTATAACTGGAGCTACGGAATATGGATTACTTATCTGCTGATCAGCACTTTGATCCGCAAGCGTTTATCGCACGACTACCGTCAGCGCTGCTGGATAACAATCAGTATCCTGCTTCCGCTATGGTATTGGCTGCTGACCGCTTTTCTCATCCACAGTTTGAAGTTATATCCTTATTTTAAAGTATGGCAAGGAAATGTCTTCGTCATTTTCTTCTTGTTAATTTTCTTTTTTTATCATTTGTTTCATGATGGAATCTGGGGTGCTCGATTTTACAGGGATCCCATGGAGCTGTCGTCTACGCAGAACAATGTGCGCGACAATACGCTGTTCATCACGCACGCCTTAAAAAATGAATTGGCAAAGATTCAATGGGCGGCTTCCGCCATGGCAGAAACAGCGGATCCAACGCAGGCTGCTCAACTGCAGATCCTTCAGAATTCAGCTTCGCATTTAGAGCATTTTGTGAAACGAACTCGACTGTTAACTCAGGATATTTCATTAAATTTAATCGTCTTTTCGGTTTATCCGCTGCTGAAACACTGTCTTGAAAACTTTATAAGTCCTTCCGGCAAAGTCATTACGCTCCATTTGAATTGTCCGGAGGAAGCGGTGGTTTTCACAGATCCTGACCATCTGACCGAAATATTACAAAATTTGATTCATAATGCCGCAGATGCGATTGAAGAGCGCGGTGAAATTACTTTAAGCTATCAAATTCATCCAGCTCAAAAATGTTCAGTCCTTTCTGTTTCGGACACCGGCCAGGGAATGGATGAAGTCAGTCAGCAGCGTTTATTTCAGCCCTATTTCACAACGAAAGGTGCGCCATTACAGCATTTGGGATTAGGTCTGTATTACTGTTACCGTGTCATGGAAAAACAAAATGGGGGACTGCGGGTGAAAAGCATCTTAGGTCAGGGATCAACCTTCTTTCTTTATTTTCCATATTCTAAAAGAAAGATTCAAAAAGGAATAGGAGCAAAAACGTATGAATAA
- a CDS encoding dynamin family protein: MNRDEQYTSYQGMVAQVNTSLVQMEEITERLDLSESQKTLAKHRKKLSGHTFAVGILGEFRRGKSTVINSLLEKEIMPSDILPTSATMNRVTYDLKPHAELILRDGTIKPIGIEELPRYVTKLSPEDEERAALVEEAIVYYPCKFCQNGVDIIDTPGLNDDDRMSRITEEVIPKLDAVIMVVTHDSPFSMSEAEFVRSKLMTSDLSRLIFLVNKIDMIRKASDKERIVQDIKRRVQKSVMDKMAEVYGENSREYEDAKLKVGQIRIYPFSALDALEGKMEGDPELIAKSGTLPFEEELTHMLTEERGALELRVPINVIEKTAIEIAKTVETRRQALKLSSEEFERCQKALLTQLNDIRQQKTEEKKTAANCCNGSTK, translated from the coding sequence ATGAACAGGGATGAACAATACACAAGCTATCAGGGAATGGTTGCCCAGGTCAACACCAGCCTGGTGCAGATGGAAGAAATTACGGAACGACTGGATCTGTCAGAAAGTCAGAAAACATTGGCAAAGCATCGAAAGAAACTGAGCGGGCATACCTTCGCTGTCGGAATCCTTGGAGAATTCCGCCGCGGCAAGAGTACGGTGATCAATTCTCTGCTGGAGAAAGAAATCATGCCTTCCGATATCCTTCCGACCTCCGCAACGATGAACCGCGTGACCTATGATCTGAAACCGCATGCTGAGCTGATTCTGCGGGATGGGACAATCAAGCCGATCGGCATCGAAGAACTGCCGCGCTATGTGACCAAGCTGTCTCCGGAAGATGAAGAACGGGCGGCTCTGGTAGAAGAAGCAATTGTCTATTATCCGTGTAAATTTTGTCAGAATGGTGTCGATATTATTGACACGCCAGGGCTGAATGATGATGACCGAATGAGTCGGATTACTGAGGAAGTGATCCCTAAGCTGGACGCGGTGATCATGGTGGTGACCCATGACAGTCCGTTCAGTATGAGCGAAGCGGAATTTGTCCGAAGCAAACTGATGACCAGCGATCTGAGCCGATTGATTTTTCTGGTCAATAAGATTGATATGATCCGCAAAGCTTCGGATAAAGAACGGATCGTTCAGGATATTAAGCGCAGAGTACAGAAGAGCGTTATGGATAAGATGGCGGAGGTTTATGGTGAAAACTCCCGCGAATATGAAGACGCCAAGCTTAAGGTAGGCCAGATCCGCATTTATCCGTTCTCCGCTCTGGATGCTCTGGAAGGAAAAATGGAAGGCGATCCGGAATTGATTGCCAAAAGCGGAACTTTGCCTTTTGAAGAAGAACTGACGCACATGCTGACGGAAGAACGCGGCGCTTTGGAGCTGCGGGTACCGATCAATGTGATCGAGAAAACTGCGATTGAAATTGCCAAGACCGTTGAAACACGCAGGCAGGCCTTAAAGCTCAGCAGTGAAGAATTTGAGCGTTGTCAGAAAGCGTTGTTAACCCAGCTTAATGACATTCGTCAACAGAAAACAGAAGAGAAAAAAACGGCTGCGAATTGCTGCAATGGAAGTACGAAATGA
- a CDS encoding M48 family metallopeptidase, with product MSNDYRSPLSTLDISFEHYVQRRKAIENRRMSGNGLPNYAFALDYEYRRKLDSVPQLYNIAKKICATYASRTLQEINMDGLLAGPQQFPEVYQIGCDCAKTLGIAIPNIYIVNNQGLNAYTVATDEIEPLIVIYSGLYERFTPGELRCVIGHECGHIHNQHTVYNTLSNILVASGQIATGILSAQLMNILTLGSEVLLRTWSRAAEVTCDRAGMICSERIEDAYNVNAKLMYGGAWGEHEVSLDALKQQLDMQRQSMTKLNELLYDHPTSVRRILAEKEFAECEIFYQWRPELKQSGMTMRSREVTDQRCRRIVDVMKKD from the coding sequence ATGAGCAATGATTACCGTTCGCCGCTGAGCACATTGGATATCAGCTTTGAACATTACGTTCAACGCCGCAAAGCGATTGAAAACCGCCGGATGAGCGGCAATGGACTGCCGAATTATGCGTTCGCACTGGATTATGAATACCGCCGCAAGCTAGATTCTGTCCCACAGCTTTACAACATCGCTAAGAAGATCTGTGCGACCTATGCCAGCCGTACGCTGCAGGAAATCAATATGGATGGTCTGTTAGCAGGGCCTCAGCAATTTCCTGAAGTTTACCAGATCGGCTGCGACTGCGCCAAAACCTTGGGCATTGCGATTCCGAATATCTATATCGTCAACAATCAGGGCTTAAATGCCTACACGGTGGCCACTGATGAAATTGAACCATTGATCGTCATTTACAGCGGCTTGTATGAGCGCTTTACTCCGGGAGAGCTGCGCTGCGTCATCGGACATGAGTGCGGACATATCCACAATCAGCATACAGTTTACAACACATTGAGCAACATTCTGGTCGCTTCCGGACAGATTGCGACTGGCATCCTTTCCGCTCAGCTGATGAACATTCTAACCTTAGGCAGCGAAGTGCTGCTGCGGACTTGGAGCCGGGCTGCAGAAGTGACGTGTGACCGTGCCGGCATGATCTGCAGCGAACGCATCGAAGACGCTTACAACGTCAATGCCAAACTAATGTATGGCGGAGCCTGGGGAGAACATGAAGTCAGTCTGGATGCCTTGAAGCAGCAGCTGGATATGCAGCGGCAGTCCATGACGAAGCTCAATGAACTGCTTTATGATCATCCAACCTCAGTTCGCCGAATTTTGGCAGAAAAAGAATTTGCGGAATGTGAGATTTTTTATCAATGGCGTCCGGAGCTGAAACAATCGGGAATGACGATGCGCTCTCGCGAGGTAACCGATCAGCGCTGCAGGCGGATTGTTGATGTCATGAAGAAGGATTAG